The following are encoded together in the Planococcus antarcticus DSM 14505 genome:
- the nadB gene encoding L-aspartate oxidase — protein sequence MIDICIIGGGAAGLMLANSLPPSLSVAVLTKEDPFSSNTALAQGGIAASIGPGDHPASHAADTLSAAANHADAERVELLVWEGQALIEAMLSQGLPFDADATGQPSLGQEAAHATRRILHAGGDQTGKKLLQHLLAKTENRVKRLPYSSVLELIMHDGQCTGVSVEDAFGKRSFIQAQHTILATGGIGQLYSQTSNSIAATGDGLSLAFHAGAVLEDLEFVQFHPTVFTINGNSCGLISEAVRGEGALLIDSEGKRIMADVHPLRELAPRDIVARAIEWHWQQKGPVFLDARHLQDFKAKFPSIYRNCLHHHINPEKQPIPVRPGAHFHMGGVQTNEWGETTIPHLYAIGEIASTGVHGANRLASNSLLESLVFAKRLAEKIQTCGFSQKELFFPLIEPTKEFLLPADLQMRMTEQVGILRDGVELKKFTSDFPLLRFDLQHYSGQQIKEIHRYTASSLIAQAALFRTESRGAHYRIDAPPVSEDWTGKTVQLSVNGVTIGTRKLQHKETVS from the coding sequence ATGATTGATATTTGTATCATCGGTGGAGGCGCTGCCGGCTTGATGCTGGCGAATTCTCTTCCTCCTTCCCTTTCGGTCGCTGTCCTCACAAAAGAAGATCCGTTTTCAAGCAATACCGCTCTTGCACAAGGCGGAATTGCCGCCAGTATCGGTCCAGGTGATCATCCCGCATCCCACGCCGCCGATACCTTGTCCGCTGCAGCTAACCATGCAGATGCCGAACGAGTAGAGCTTTTGGTCTGGGAAGGACAAGCCCTCATCGAAGCTATGTTGTCACAAGGGTTACCCTTTGATGCTGATGCCACTGGCCAACCCTCGCTTGGTCAGGAAGCCGCACACGCCACCCGAAGAATTCTTCATGCCGGCGGCGACCAGACTGGCAAAAAACTTTTGCAGCATTTACTAGCTAAGACTGAAAACCGGGTCAAGCGCTTGCCATACAGTTCCGTTTTGGAACTTATAATGCACGATGGCCAATGTACAGGAGTATCTGTGGAAGACGCCTTTGGAAAACGCTCCTTCATTCAAGCACAGCATACCATTTTGGCCACCGGTGGCATCGGCCAGTTATACAGTCAAACCTCCAATTCCATTGCTGCCACTGGGGATGGTTTGTCTCTTGCTTTTCACGCAGGCGCTGTTCTGGAGGATTTGGAATTCGTTCAATTCCACCCCACCGTCTTTACCATCAATGGCAATTCGTGCGGCTTGATTTCCGAGGCAGTTCGGGGAGAAGGCGCTTTACTTATCGATTCGGAAGGAAAGCGCATCATGGCCGATGTCCACCCACTGAGGGAACTGGCTCCGCGGGATATCGTCGCCCGTGCCATCGAATGGCATTGGCAGCAGAAAGGTCCTGTTTTTCTTGATGCACGCCATCTTCAGGATTTCAAAGCAAAATTTCCTTCCATCTATAGGAATTGCCTGCACCACCATATAAATCCTGAAAAGCAGCCTATTCCTGTGCGGCCAGGAGCCCATTTCCATATGGGCGGTGTCCAAACCAATGAATGGGGTGAAACAACCATTCCTCACCTCTATGCAATCGGAGAAATCGCTTCGACCGGTGTTCACGGTGCCAACCGACTTGCCAGCAATTCTTTGCTAGAAAGTCTTGTGTTCGCCAAGCGTCTGGCAGAAAAAATACAAACCTGCGGGTTCAGCCAAAAAGAGTTGTTCTTTCCATTAATAGAGCCGACAAAAGAATTTCTCCTCCCTGCTGATTTGCAAATGCGCATGACTGAGCAAGTAGGTATTTTAAGGGATGGAGTCGAGTTGAAAAAGTTCACTTCCGATTTTCCGTTATTACGATTTGATTTGCAGCACTATTCAGGACAGCAGATCAAGGAAATCCACCGCTATACAGCAAGCAGCCTCATTGCACAAGCCGCACTGTTCCGCACTGAAAGCCGCGGCGCCCATTATCGTATCGATGCACCACCAGTGTCAGAGGATTGGACAGGAAAAACCGTTCAGCTGTCT